The proteins below come from a single Oncorhynchus keta strain PuntledgeMale-10-30-2019 chromosome 32, Oket_V2, whole genome shotgun sequence genomic window:
- the LOC118364701 gene encoding small integral membrane protein 28-like produces MTESLSSSRYNVFVLSSAYHDSMRTLLDSSWVKFGPAGRGSIDWVTGSPSPPMVERQLQGDNWNELNLDQEGRSGLLLYVVLPVASLLMLGLLVLLAYWRCSPPKLSLDLQDPKSSAEFLSSLTGHGERHTSTSSDMSDSVYVMVYLPPPYEETLTKITRATSLTSRKESMNIEDLEARLCPEIKSSGRYV; encoded by the exons ATGACCGAATCTCTCTCTAGTAGTAGGTATAACGTGTTTGTCTTGAGTTCTGCCTACCACGACAGCATGAGAACGCTACTGGACAGCAGCTGGGTAAAGTTTGGGCCAGCCGGCAGAGGGTCCATTGATTGGGTGACTGGGTCACCTTCTCCCCCAATGGTGGAGAGACAGTTACAG GGCGACAACTGGAATGAGCTGAACCTCGACCAGGAAGGGAGGTCAGGGCTGCTCCTCTACGTGGTCCTCCCCGTCGCCTCCCTCCTCATGCTGGGCCTTCTGGTACTCCTGGCCTACTGGAGGTGCTCCCCTCCAAAGCTCAGCCTGGACCTCCAGGACCCCAAGAGCAGCGCGGAGTTCCTCTCCTCGCTCACCGGCCACGGCGAACGCCACACCAGCACCAGCTCTGACATGTCGGACAGCGTGTACGTCATGGTCTACCTGCCGCCGCCCTACGAGGAGACGCTGACCAAGATCACACGcgccaccagtctgaccagtcGGAAAGAGTCCATGAACATAGAGGACCTGGAGGCCCGGCTGTGTCCGGAGATCAAGTCCAGTGGACGCTACGTGTGA